The window TTAAAATTTAACCTCTTTTATCTAACTTTATTTCTTAACATCTGAAAACCAAAATCAAAAGCTCAATGATCAAAACTGTCATTATAGAAGACGAAAAACCTGCTTCAAGGAAATTAGAAAGAATGCTGAGTAATTTTCCTGAAATTGAAGTCGTTGCAAACATAGAATCCGTAGAAGAAGGTGTCTCCTGGTTTTCAGAAAACGAGCATCCGCAGCTGATCTTTTCGGATATTGTTTTAGGGGACGGATTGTCTTTTGATATTTTTGAGAAAGTTCCTACCAAAGGCTTCATTATCTACACCACAGCTTTTGACCAGTATACGCTGAAGGCCTTTAAACTGAACAGCATTGATTATCTTCTGAAGCCTATTCTTGATGAAGATCTCCAGGGCGCTGTGGAGAAGTTTAAATCATTTATTCCTGCCAATGATACGAATGGTTCCCAGGATATTAAGCAGCTGATCAGAAAAGAAAAATCTACCCTGTCCAGGATTCTGGTTAAAATAGGGTATAACCTTAAAATTATTCAGACTCATGAGATAAGCTGCTTTTTCAGTGAAAATAAAATTGTTTATCTTCAGACAGAAGACCGCACTTATCCGTCAGATTTTACATTGGATGAGCTGGAAGAAGTTCTTGATGGGAAAAAGTTTTTCCGTGTAAACAGACAGTTTATCATAAGTTCAGATTATATTAAAAATATTCATACTTCCCCTTATTATAAAGTAGAGCTGGAGTTTCAGCCGGAAGAGGAAATTACGGTCAGCAGAGATCGTGTGAAAGATTTCAAAGACTGGCTGGTCAGCTGATTAACAGGGAAGAAAGGTGATCATAAGAATTGATCATGTATTCTTCCTTCATAACCTAAAAACGAACACCATGGACCTTATACTGCTGATTTTTAAACTGTTCCTTTCATTTTTCTATGCCTGAAAAAGACATACTCAGGCATTATAGAAATCGCTTGCAGACTGTACAAACTGATCAAAGGCTTCTGTGACCTCTTTAGCATGCTTATGAGCTAAAGGAAACGGAACCATATGGGAATATTCAAACGGAAAATCCTTGATTTCAACCTCTACATTGATATTCCTGTAACCTCCCTGCAGTGTATTTAATGCTTCTATTGGAGGGGCTACGCTGTCTTTTTCCAGTACATACGCTTTGATCTGGGACTGAATTTCATGAATTCTTTCCTCCCTTTCTTTTTGAAAATAATTATAACGGAGCATCTTTTTGAACCAGCTTTCCTGAGGATGCAGATCATCATTCTGATAATGTTTCAATCTCCTGTCTGATTTAAAATCAGAACTTAATAACTCCGTGAAAACAGACTGCATTTTAACGGTTGCCTGTGTATCCATAATGTATTTGGAGATCGGAAACATCCTGTCTATGGTCATTCCTCCGCAAAAACAGAATACTTTAGAGCGGGTAAAATAATGATGAGGGTCTGCCATCTTGATCATCAGTGAAAGAAAAGAACCTATAGAATACCCGAATAAATCCAGATCTGCCTCTCTGGAAATACTCTTTATTTTACCGTTTTTAATCTCTTTTACCACTTCTGTAATATCAGAATAGGTCTGTAGCCCGGACCAGAAAATTCTTTGAGGATGCGCTTCCAGTCTGGAACTTATGGCGGCATTCACATAGGAATAGTTCATGTTTTCCGGATATTTTTTTTTCCTGAAATTCACAACATCTGTCATATGATGGCGGTCGCTCCAGAGAGGGTCGGCACGGTCCATATGGAATGCAATAGGAAACAGAATAATGGCTTTATGTGTTCTTTGAGCCAGTTCATATGCCCATGGAAGATACTTATCCCATTTCTTTTCATTCAGGCCATGGAAGAAAAACAGGGCTCCTTCAGCGGTTTCCGTGTCTGCCCGTTTCAGGATATGATATTCAAACTTTTTGTTGCATTCAATATCGGAATCTTTGATGTCTACAGCAGGCTGGTTGTAAAAAAGATAGCCATTTTTGTTGGTTTCTAGGGTTTGGCCATGTTTACTGCAATGTTGATTCTCTGAACCGTAAAGCAAATCACAAACCTTAGATTCAAAAGGAATGGATTCCATGCTGAGGTTCAGTTCCTTCATTTCAGCCCTGTCTTTTCCGGAATCAAAATGATTTTTCAAAACTTCATACAATTCATAATATTCCATAGCAAGATGATTGAAAGGTTCGTATTTACAACTATCAAGTTAGAGAAATATTATAGCAATGAACTGATTTTTAGGATCTAAATGTATTCTAGGCATAGGAGAAATCCGATATACACCAGAACAGTACTGTTTTGGAGGAATAAATATGGAGATTGAAAAGGTGATATTTTCTCCTGTAAGGAAGACAGATCGTTATACATTACAAATCTTTTTAACAATAATTTGGTGTTGATATAACTATCTGTAATCTATCCTGTTAGATTCTGTATCTTCAAGTTGTTTAATAATAGATTCCGGAATTTCATCACTGTCAATCGGGAAACTGATAGAGTCTGAAATAAAGTTTTTCCTGTCTGCTTTCCTGAAAATTTCAAACAAAGCAATCGGCTCCTGATTGAAACTGATGCAGGTGCTTATGAAATGGATTTCGTGGAGTTTATAGTCCGGGTTTTTAAGCTTTTCTTTACTATCTTTTATTCTTGAAATAAAATGTCGCTGGCGGATGAAAGTGTTGCTGTTCATGATAATAAAAACATAATCCGAATAGGCGGTTACCTTTCCGTAATATTTATGGTGGTCGCCGCCACTTCTTTCAATAAAATATTCGCCGGTAGTTTCAGATTTATAAATTTCCATTGCAGAGCGCCAGATACGGTCTTCTTTTGCCATTAAAGGATTATCCGGCAGATTTCTGTTATAAGAATACCAACAGCCTGTTAAACGGTCTAAAAGGGCTGTATTCAGGCTTACATTATTCAGGTCTATTCTCAGATCATTAAAATTAAAGGATTCCGTATTGGAATTAATGAAGTCAATGTAATTTGAATACCCTAACACTTTTACGATAAGGCTTAATTTTGCCAGGTTTGGTTTGCTTAGAACAGCATTTTCATTCTGGTGGTATTTTTTTAATTTGTTGATGATCAAATGTTCATATAAGTAATTCGAACCTAATACGTCAGGCTCTTTTTTAATTCCTTTTTCCTTAATTTCGCTGATAATCAAATCATTAAGCTCTGAAACGATATATGACCATTCAGTTTTGGTAACATCTTCCCAATGGGGTTTTTTCAAAAAATGCAGGCTCAGAAAATTCATTAGTTTTTCTAAATGCAGAACATCTTCTTTTTTCATACTTTTATTTATAAGACTAATATAAGACTATTTTAAAACCAAATAAGGTGGAAGCAAGACTTTTATATTCTCAAATCAAAAGATATTTGGGTAGAAACTAAAAGTAAGAACAATGGAAACAAAAATCTTATTACAGAACGATCCCCTTTGGAAGCGCCTTCAGGATTTTTCATTAGACAGTCCTAATGTTGATTTTCCTTTTTCAAAAAAATTGGCAAAAGAAGAACACTGGAGCCTTGATTTTGCAAAAAAGGCAATAGAAGAGTACAAAAAATTTGTCTATCTGTGCTGTATTCTCCCCAAGGGTGCTTCTCCAAGCAAAACAGTGGATAAAGTATGGCACATGCATCTGATCTATACCCAGAATTATTGGGAAGAATTCTGTCCCCATATTCTGAAAAGACCTCTTCATCATCATCCGTCAAAAGGAGGTGCAGCCGAGAAAGAAAAACACCAAAACTGGTTTGATGATACGCTGACGAGTTACCGGAACGTTTTTCAGCAGGAAGCCCCTGAAGAAATCTGGAAAGAGCTGAAAAAAAAATCCAGACTGCAATCCTGGTTGGGAAAGAATGCTTTTTTAGCTTCCATTTTTGTCTTGCTCCTTTTATTCTCTTGTACGGAAGGTGATGGCTTCACAGGATTATTGGTGACAGGAGCAGTATTCGGGATTATTTTCATCCTCGGAGCAATCGTTTCGATAATCGGAGACAGCGAAGTCACAGATCCTAACAGAAAAGATAAGCAGAACAATGACGGGGGAGGAAGCTGTGGTGGATCAAGCTGCAGCGGAGGAGGAGGTTGTGGAGGAGGCTGTGGCGGTTGTGGGGGATGCGGAGGCTGTGGAGGATAAAAACTTGATTGCTATGAAAAAATTAATCGTTCACTCAGTTCCGGTTGTGATAAGCTTTGCATGGCTTGCAGCAATACATCAGACCTTTAATCCGGTAATTCTTAAAGGACCAGACTTTCTGAGGTTTTATCTAATTCTGATCCTCGGATTTTACGTTTCGATTTTTATTTTAAATACATTAAAAGAAACGGTTTCAAAAACTACATTTTATTTTGCAGGCCTTATTTTTTTATTGGGATCTGTAAAACTGACCAGAGGAATTATGCTGGGAAAACCTGTTGGATTTCTCGTTATGATTTTAATAGCAGAATGTATTGTTGCCGTGTTTTTTATACCCAATCATATCAATAAAAAGATGAACTAATTCAGGATTAAAAATTAAAACCCGAAACAAAAATGTTCCGGGCTTTATACTATTTATGGGTGCTAAATGTCTTTCTTCTTTTCTTTCACGGGTAGATGTCCGTATTTTCTAACCATAACCGAAGTGAGGACTACCAGAATGAGACTGATTGCAATATTGGCTTTTTCAGGATGTACAATGGCCTGGTAAAAATGATACCCGAAAATAGCGGATACAATGATTATCAGAATATTGCCGGCATAAGCGTACGGGTTTTTTGCAGATGTTTTCATATTTTATTGTTATTTACTCAGTAAGTAAGATAATTTGTCAAACGTTACAGAATAATTTAAAAAAATTTACAAAAACTTTATTAAACTTAGCATTATACCGAAACCACTCAACCTGTTATTCGCAACTTCTACGAAATGACACCGCTACCTATAAGTTCGTCATCAATATACCACGCGGCAAACTGTCCTTCCGCAATTGCAGACTGAAGCTCATCAAACTCAATATACAATGCATGCTCAAACTGATATAAGGTTGCTTTCTGTAAAGACTGTCTGTATCTGAATCTGGCCATTACTTCCATAGATTCACCATGCTGAAGCTTCATATCTTCACGTACCCAGTGCAGCTCAGGATTATCAATTTTCAGTGCTTTTTTATGAAGTCCCGGAAAATGGCTTCCTTCTCCTACAAAAATAATATTGTTCTCCATATCTCTGGAGACAATAAAGCAACTTTCTTTATGACCGCCTATTCCAAGACCTCTGCTTTGCCCGATCGTAAAAAACTGGGCTCCCTGATGTTTCCCGATTACTTTTCCGTCAGCTTTTTGATATTTGATTTTAGCGGATAAAAATTCAAGTTCTTCTTCTTTGGATGAAAATTCTCGGTGTTCTTTTGAAAACAGGGGAGAATCTTTAAAAATTTCTACAATTTCACCTTCTTTGGGTTTCAGCTGCTGCTGTAAAAATTGAGGAAGGCTTACTTTCCCGATAAAACATAATCCCTGAGAATCTTTTTTATCTGCTGTTACCAGTCCGATTTCTTTTGCAATTTCTCTTACCTGAGGCTTTGTAAGTTCTCCGATAGGAAATAATGCTTTTGAAAGCTGATCCTGGCTCAGCTGGCAAAGAAAATAAGACTGATCTTTGTTGTTATCTTTTCCGGCCAGAAGGTGGAAAATTTCTTTCCCGTTTTCATCAAAAGTAGAACTGACCCTTGCATAATGTCCTGTAGCCACCTTATCGGCGCCCAAAGACATTGCTGTCTTCATGAACACATCGAATTTTACTTCTCTGTTGCACAATACATCAGGGTTAGGGGTTCTTCCTTTTTCGTATTCGGCAAACATATAATCAACAATACGTTCTTTGTAAAGTTCACTCATGTCTATCACCTGGAAAGGAATTCCAAGTTTTTGTGCCACCATCAGGGCATCATTGCTGTCCTCAATCCAGGGACATTCATCTTCTAATGTTACGGAAGCATCGTTCCAGTTTCTCATAAATAAAGCCACTACTTCATGGCCTTGCTGCTGCAGCAAATAAGCTGTAACACTAGAATCTACACCTCCGGAGAGGCCTACTACTACTTTCATTGTATTTCAATTTTACGAAACTCTTAACGGGAGTTCTTAGTTTGATGCGGCAAAAATACAACTAAATAAATTCGTAAAAAAACCATAATTTTAAAGATTGATAAAAACGATATACATCCAATCAATTTTTTATCTGCCTCTCTGCAGAAGAAAACAGATGAGGACATAACATTGATACAAATAAATAAGATATATGAAAAAGTTTATTATTTCTGTGATGCTGATAGCTTCAGGGTCACTTTTTTCCCAGGTTTCAATAGGCACGCAGGCACAGGAAAGCAGCAAATGGACATTCGGGGGAGGCATCGGACTAGGATTTGGGAGTAATAGCTCATTTAATCTACAGGCGTCACCGCGAGTAGGTTACAGACTTACAGAAGATCTTGAAGGAGGAGTTATAGGAAGCGTATCATGGCAGACCTCCAATTCCTATAAATCTACCATGTTTGGAGTAGGTCCCTTTTTGAACTACTATTTTGCAAGATCATTCTATGTAGGAGCCAATTATCAGCATTTTTTCATTAATTATAAAGACAAATACTACGATTATAAATACAATACAGAAGAGAATGCACTGTATCTTGGTGGAGGATATATGCAGAGAATCGGTAATAATTCCTTTATGCAGCTGGGACTGATGTATAATGTACTCTGGAAGCAGAATTCCAGTGTATTTACAAGTGGTCTGATCCCGAATATTGGTTTCGTAGTGGGGCTTTAAGAGTTCAAAGGGACGTACTGTTGTTCTGACCATTGGCTCCAGCCAAAACCTATAAAAAAACACCCCGGAAAATTTTCCGGGGTGTTTCTATTTACAATTACATTATGTATTGGTTAAGATTGAGAAGATTTTTCAGCAGCAGATTTTTTCGCTTTCTGCGTTTTGCCGATCAGTCCGTCTTTAGCCTCATTAAGGTCAAGAACGACGGTTTCTCCTTCATTCAATTGCTTGTTTACCAGCATTTCTGCCAATAAGTCTTCAATGTATTTCTGGATCGCACGTTTTAATGGTCTTGCTCCAAAATCTTTATCCCATCCTTTTTCAGAAATAAAGTCCTTCGCTTCTTCAGTAAGATCTACTTTATAACCTAATTTCTCAAGTCTGCCATAAAGCTTGTTCAGTTCAATATCAATAATCTTCTTAATATCATCCTGTACAAGAGAGTTGAAGATCACAATATCATCAATTCTGTTAAGGAATTCCGGTGCAAATGCTTTTTTAAGAGCATTTTCAATAGTACTTCTCGCTCTGGAGTCTGAAGTGGTCTTCTTTGCAGAAGTTCCGAATCCTACACCGTCTCCGAAGTCTTTAAGATCTCTTGTTCCGATGTTTGAGGTAAGAATAATGATGGTATTTCTAAAATCTATCTTTCTGCCTAAGCTGTCTGTAACGTGTCCTTCATCCAAAATCTGCAACAGAATGTTGAATACATCAGGGTGAGCTTTTTCAATCTCATCCAAAAGAACTACCGCGTAAGGTTTTCTTCTTACCGCTTCCGTTAACTGGCCACCTTCTTCGTATCCTACGTATCCCGGAGGCGCACCTACCAATCTTGAAACGGCAAATTTCTCCATGTATTCACTCATGTCAATTCTGATCAGAGATTCATCAGATTCGAAAAGCTCTCTCGCCATTACTTTCGCCAGTTCGGTTTTACCAACCCCGGTTGTTCCAAGGAAAATAAAGGTGCCGATCGGACGGTTAGGATCTTTAAGCCCGGCTCTGTTTCTTTGAATAGCCTTAACAACTTTCTTCACAGCATCTTCCTGACCGATTACTTTTCCGTTCAGTTTCTCATCCATTTGGGCCAGTTTATCAAGCTCGTTCTTACCCACTTTTGTTACCGGAACACCGCTCATCATAGAAACTACTTCTGCTACATTTTCTTCTGTTACGGTTTCTTTTTTCTCCTTTACATCTTTATCCCATTTTTCCTGAGCCGAATTCAGTTCCATCTGAAGACGTTCTTCTTCATCTTTCAGTTTTCGGGCTTCCAAATAGTCCTGAGCTTTTACAGCCTTCTGCTTCAATTCTTTGATATCTTCGATTTTCTTTTCAAAATCAATGATTTCTGTAGGAACTTTCATGTTTTTGATGTAAACACGGGATCCTGCTTCGTCCATTGCATCAATTGCTTTGTCTGGTAGGAAACGGTCTGTAATATATCTTGATGTCAGATTGACACAAGCCAGAATAGCTTCCGGAGTATAGATGACATTATGATGCTCTTCATATTTATCTTTGATCTGGTTCAGAATCTGAACAGTTTCATCAATAGAAGTAGGTTCCACCATTACTTTCTGGAATCTTCTTTCTAATGCTCCGTCTTTTTCAATGTACTGACGGTACTCATCCAGAGTAGTTGCTCCGATGCACTGAATCTCACCTCTTGCCAAAGCTGGTTTGAACATATTGGAAGCATCTAAACTTCCT of the Chryseobacterium aureum genome contains:
- a CDS encoding ATP-dependent Clp protease ATP-binding subunit yields the protein MDYKFSQGLSQVFKQSKSEAKRLKSEFLNTEHLLLGIIKTENSAKEILQNLNADLTQIRRKIETLNTASLNPISEEVTNISFTKMADHAIKRAELECRQYKSNEINTVHLLLGILYKYEDPTSNILGAYDIDYEGVSREYQTMLKNSGQSPQMSAYDDDDEREEFEQMRKPTGNLGSAKSKTPTLDNFGRDLTSLARDGKLDPVIGREKEIERVSQILSRRKKNNPLLIGEPGVGKSAIAEGLALRIQQKKVSRVLYGKRVITLDLASLVAGTKYRGQFEERMKAIMTELEKNRDVILFIDELHTIVGAGSSTGSLDASNMFKPALARGEIQCIGATTLDEYRQYIEKDGALERRFQKVMVEPTSIDETVQILNQIKDKYEEHHNVIYTPEAILACVNLTSRYITDRFLPDKAIDAMDEAGSRVYIKNMKVPTEIIDFEKKIEDIKELKQKAVKAQDYLEARKLKDEEERLQMELNSAQEKWDKDVKEKKETVTEENVAEVVSMMSGVPVTKVGKNELDKLAQMDEKLNGKVIGQEDAVKKVVKAIQRNRAGLKDPNRPIGTFIFLGTTGVGKTELAKVMARELFESDESLIRIDMSEYMEKFAVSRLVGAPPGYVGYEEGGQLTEAVRRKPYAVVLLDEIEKAHPDVFNILLQILDEGHVTDSLGRKIDFRNTIIILTSNIGTRDLKDFGDGVGFGTSAKKTTSDSRARSTIENALKKAFAPEFLNRIDDIVIFNSLVQDDIKKIIDIELNKLYGRLEKLGYKVDLTEEAKDFISEKGWDKDFGARPLKRAIQKYIEDLLAEMLVNKQLNEGETVVLDLNEAKDGLIGKTQKAKKSAAEKSSQS
- a CDS encoding DUF6051 family protein; amino-acid sequence: MEYYELYEVLKNHFDSGKDRAEMKELNLSMESIPFESKVCDLLYGSENQHCSKHGQTLETNKNGYLFYNQPAVDIKDSDIECNKKFEYHILKRADTETAEGALFFFHGLNEKKWDKYLPWAYELAQRTHKAIILFPIAFHMDRADPLWSDRHHMTDVVNFRKKKYPENMNYSYVNAAISSRLEAHPQRIFWSGLQTYSDITEVVKEIKNGKIKSISREADLDLFGYSIGSFLSLMIKMADPHHYFTRSKVFCFCGGMTIDRMFPISKYIMDTQATVKMQSVFTELLSSDFKSDRRLKHYQNDDLHPQESWFKKMLRYNYFQKEREERIHEIQSQIKAYVLEKDSVAPPIEALNTLQGGYRNINVEVEIKDFPFEYSHMVPFPLAHKHAKEVTEAFDQFVQSASDFYNA
- a CDS encoding DUF2207 domain-containing protein; translation: MTGEEAVVDQAAAEEEVVEEAVAVVGDAEAVEDKNLIAMKKLIVHSVPVVISFAWLAAIHQTFNPVILKGPDFLRFYLILILGFYVSIFILNTLKETVSKTTFYFAGLIFLLGSVKLTRGIMLGKPVGFLVMILIAECIVAVFFIPNHINKKMN
- the mnmA gene encoding tRNA 2-thiouridine(34) synthase MnmA, whose product is MKVVVGLSGGVDSSVTAYLLQQQGHEVVALFMRNWNDASVTLEDECPWIEDSNDALMVAQKLGIPFQVIDMSELYKERIVDYMFAEYEKGRTPNPDVLCNREVKFDVFMKTAMSLGADKVATGHYARVSSTFDENGKEIFHLLAGKDNNKDQSYFLCQLSQDQLSKALFPIGELTKPQVREIAKEIGLVTADKKDSQGLCFIGKVSLPQFLQQQLKPKEGEIVEIFKDSPLFSKEHREFSSKEEELEFLSAKIKYQKADGKVIGKHQGAQFFTIGQSRGLGIGGHKESCFIVSRDMENNIIFVGEGSHFPGLHKKALKIDNPELHWVREDMKLQHGESMEVMARFRYRQSLQKATLYQFEHALYIEFDELQSAIAEGQFAAWYIDDELIGSGVIS
- a CDS encoding LytR/AlgR family response regulator transcription factor, coding for MIKTVIIEDEKPASRKLERMLSNFPEIEVVANIESVEEGVSWFSENEHPQLIFSDIVLGDGLSFDIFEKVPTKGFIIYTTAFDQYTLKAFKLNSIDYLLKPILDEDLQGAVEKFKSFIPANDTNGSQDIKQLIRKEKSTLSRILVKIGYNLKIIQTHEISCFFSENKIVYLQTEDRTYPSDFTLDELEEVLDGKKFFRVNRQFIISSDYIKNIHTSPYYKVELEFQPEEEITVSRDRVKDFKDWLVS
- a CDS encoding glycine-rich domain-containing protein, which produces METKILLQNDPLWKRLQDFSLDSPNVDFPFSKKLAKEEHWSLDFAKKAIEEYKKFVYLCCILPKGASPSKTVDKVWHMHLIYTQNYWEEFCPHILKRPLHHHPSKGGAAEKEKHQNWFDDTLTSYRNVFQQEAPEEIWKELKKKSRLQSWLGKNAFLASIFVLLLLFSCTEGDGFTGLLVTGAVFGIIFILGAIVSIIGDSEVTDPNRKDKQNNDGGGSCGGSSCSGGGGCGGGCGGCGGCGGCGG